The DNA segment gaccgtactgtacactcTGCACCATTATGAAAGGAAACACATAATCAATCTAGCGGTTGGCCCGTATCATACTCTGTAGTCTTTGTGTGTGATCGCTAGTGTTATGGAAGCATTCAtttacaaccaactagcccagctgagTGCATTAATATACTTCTACATGTGTTCAGACGGCGACGCTTGCAAATGTTAAGTTAGAGCCCAATCATTTCCATTTGCAGTATAATTCTCGTTTTAACATCGGAGCTACTTATGCACCATATTTGGAAGCGATATCACAGTAATCACTGTTTTTACCCTTTATGACTTCAGAAATTTCAACGTTCTTGGCGATAACTtgctttgtctctttttttcgtttcttctgtATCTGATTTTGCTGTATCACTTTTTGTTCATCCTTTTTGACGGCGAAATTTTATAGCTTTGTGCCGCAATTTACATCTCGGAAAGCAAATATCCGGCGACACGTAGGCGACAACTTCTTAAGCCTGACTCGTGAAAACAATGGAACATATACTTCATTCTACTGACCTGCTGTGTAAAGAAATCACTGCTAGTTTTGGGGGGAACAGAAGCACGCCGACAGTTCCCGAAAATGAGTGCTCAGACATCAGGCAGTGATTACTGCAAAGAGTGCTAAGCATACTTTAAACGCATATACTACCAGAAACAACCAAACAGAAAGTGTTCTCAGTTCCTTTCTTCGCATTATTTGCTCCTGTCTCTAacgggaagagaaaaaaaaaaaaacacgcaaacgCAGGATGTATTACACCAAAGGGTAGGCAACTATATACGTATCTTACTGTTGCTGCCATTTTCCTTTTACTGCGGAACTGTTAGGCTTTTGGTTAGGCCGTgtggcgacaccagaaaactgtcatcatcgttaacaggcacgcgctctctacctcctcttcttcatcttctgcttcgctcccagaacatgtgcggtgatttgtccggcgtggaatgcagtgACTCTGATGGGTGATagaacgagtacatagagagagagagagagagagagagaggtgaaaagaaagagagagagggaaatatataaaaagaaagggaagaaagagagaaagagatattcGTGTCTTTTTGTGCGCTTTTacctatacttttttttttctttccattgcaTTGAGTTCCACATATCCTATTATCTGtggaaaggagtagccggcgctatacaaaagcgctaacatctcctaaacatcatataataataaaaggaaggcgagagaacaagtacagagcgataaagaaataaaaagaaaaagaaagaaaaaaatagagagaaagaaaggaaaaaagataaaaggacagagaaagaacaagacagggagagaaagagatagaaagaaacagactaaAAAATGatatagaaaagagagagagcaaccatagtcatgtatagtatagtatagtatagtatagtatagtatagtatagtatagtatagtatagtatagtatagaaaggaatgggaaaggaaagtgagggtgagcaggaggaaaaggaggaggacaACGCCACCAGTTCCTCTGCTTCCGTAGTCTTAGCACCACTACacgtagctgccccatttttttctttttttttaaacttacCCATCTGATCACGTGGCACGCAGGTGAAGCGGCAAGCGGTGCTCGAGTCGGTGCTTAAGCAGGCGGACATCTTCGAGCTGTCGTCCTCGGACTTCAGCCCTGCGGTGGCGTGGCCCGTGCCCCGCCGGCCGGCGTCGCGCCGGTTCCGGCCCAACGCCGTCCCGCAGCCGTCCACGTCGAGGCCGCTGCTCAAGCTGCGACAGCCGAAGCCCACGAGACCCCCCGCGTACTCGCTGGACGGCTTCGTGCCCAAGCCGTCCATCATCCGCATCACCACCACCGAGGCGCCGCCGCACATACGCAAGCTGTACGCGACGCCCAAGACCGAGGCTCCCCCTTTCCGCAAGAACACGCCGCGCTTCGGATCCAAGAAGTCTAAGGTACGTCAGAAGTACTTGCTGTTGGGCTTCCTGTTGGGTACACAGTACTCTACGGCATGTGCCTGACTCAGTGTGCTTTCCGTCTTAACCCCCGTCCATGTGGGAcgggaaaaaaaatggaaagcgtattgcgcgacacgactgaaATCGAAAGGTATCGGCGTCATGAACACGTGATCGACATTTCAGAAAGCACTAGAGCTTTAGTGCAGGAGTGTGTGAATAGTGATTTCGGGGTGCGAATCGAATATGAAGGAAATGGCGCCAAAACCGACTCGAGTGAAAATACGGAATAGTTTTTGAGTACTAAACAAAAGATTTTGGAGTTAATATAGCACGATCTGCATATCCTTGTACTCTTAATTTTAGTATAAATATTTCTAAATGGAGAATCGGAAATAAAGGCGTCTTCTCGTGTGCGCAAAACTCTTGTATTGTAAACTAAAGGTAAAGAGAGTAGCAAAGCATAACTTCCTGGGCGATGTTGCCTGCGTGGGACCTCATATTCTATGCACATACTGTATACCTACAGGGATGACATTTCTCGAACTGCTGCTCAAGCTTTGTATTTAATTGCGTGATGGTGTTTCAAAATATTCGTTAACTATTGAAAATATATACTCTTGTTTACGAATAGAGGCTCTTCGATTCGAATACCGAGCCATATAGGATACTGAATTACTGATCCATTCATTAGGGGATATTTTCGAATATGCACACGCCCCTTATTTTAGTGCTCCCCTTCCCGCCGTGCTAGATTAGCAAGCTAAGTGGTCGCGctgttaagctcgaggacgcCGGTCCGATTCCTggccacagtggccgcatttctatggggcGAGATGCAATAACACTCGCGTACATTGATCTAGGTGCGCGTTCAAGAACCCCGCGAGGTCGAAGTTGATCTGGAGTCACCCTCTACGACCGCAAATTGATTTAACCTGCGGACAACGTTCCAAgtgtgaaaaaattacaccatttcccgctaaaggggaccatgaggaggaggagaggttgaggaaaggaaaaggcgcaacttctgcaaccctaattgggagcacggctcagcgcctggaccatgaggcgatgcgaagccggagcacttgcacgatcgcgttccgttggcgttcgttgggcatgctaccgacctcgcgtcgtggaacgcgaggagggacgctacgcgcgtcttgtcttccctctagcctggacattaagtctcacagggcgagcggggaacgcggtcgacaggcttgcgagagggaggcagcgtaggagaggagagagagggggaggggacgcgcatgcgctggtgctcatcgcggcgttgcgcaggagaggatttcagcatgtctagcccgcatttcagaggaagagtggaaagggggaggggagaggggaagtggagagggtgggtggagaggggaaggggagagggaagaggacaggaggaatggtgagggggagtggagaggaggtttgtggatagggtatgcgcatgcgcagtaaaggtggtcacgccgcacaccaccaccaccggattgaactccgccataagatacttcgcatctaaaaaaaaggggGTATACATTTCAAGCAACGAAGCTTTACGGTTTTCCTTATCTCGCGTGCCATTGAGGTGGGACGCCCGTAACGCTGGTAGCGACGCTCGTTGCCACGCTGCTGCGTCGTCAGAATTGCGAGACACGTAATAGTATGTTGGAGTGGTTGCAACAAAAATTAGACGCGCGAACGAAGGAAAGACAAACGAAGacactgccacggccgctacatattttatgtagcggccgtgacactGCTGCCGCGTTGGAACGCGCTGTCCTTCGTCCATGCGTGTAATTTTTGCCGCAACTAGTCAACATGCAAGATCACCAAATAGCCCAGCCTGCAAACCATTCTGTCGTAATAGCTAGCCATGGCGCTGTTCCTGCTGTACAGAGGGAACTGTCGCGCGTTCCGTATCATTCGAACATGCGCCGCGTATCGTCAGAACACTGCCCGGTAAACTTCATGTATGACGTTATAGACATTGCTCTGGCCCTGAATTTTTCGTcctgcggctttttttttctttccttttttttaacatagaagctgtttaagctgtcggtaacttgtgctccgtcgtgcaaagctcctcaggtgggtatgcactacagaaattgggcaagccccactaacgTGTACAgtaggtgcgagtgtcaaacgaaaacgaacacgtgaaaaggatagagacaaaaaaagatagaaagagagagatagataataaagaaaacaaagtgatagaaaaaaaagaaaatgatagaaagaaagagggagagaaaaatagagagaaataaagggaataaagacataaaacaatagaaagacatagaaagagagagaaagagatagaagcagagagagagaaataaagggaagaacggaagaaaaacaaagagaaacaaggaaccagcgctcttccttcaggcttagaaGTGCGAAGCTGCTATAATATTTTTTTCACGCCTAAGGACTTTGGCGACACCAACTCAAATTGTGTTCCAGATGTACTTTCTCTCATTGGTGCCCCATTAAAAAACGTATCATCCAACGCAAAAGTTAAAAAGTTGTCTCTCCGTTTCGTCCTAGAGTTTGGACCTCCTTCGTGCATTACTCCTTTGACATTGATATTTATATGTTTATTTCGCATGGTGCCTTTATTGTCAGTCACAATGGAAAGACTCAACGCCAGCACTGAAGCATAAGGTGCATTCGCCGGGAGCTACtaagggctagttggttgatcactGTTATGTGTAAATGCCTAACGACAGCTTTCCGAACTTATCTCGCGACAACGTATACCCTCTTTTGGTACTTGCACTATATTTCGATTTCTCTGTGTTCTGCTCCCCCATTTACAGACAAAGCCGTTGACGAACGATTATGACGACGACGGCCACTTCCGGAAAGGCCGCAAGCACCAGGACTCCGGTGGCCGCAAGAGCGTGCAGCGCATCATGGGCAGCCGGGGACCTCGCAAGGGCATCCCGGGAATCGACTATCCGAACTTCCACCGCATCCCGACCACGGGCTTCGACTGCAACGACAAGCAGTTCCCCGGCATGTACGCCGACACTGATGCCGGCTGCCAGGTGCGTGCACACTCACAAGCATAGGTGTGCGTCTAAGGGGGGGTCGCAggggggacgccccccccccccccataatcaTCGATGGGGGCGCCAAGTCTGAcccatacactctaagaactgtgactctctttttatacatgtgagagtcacatatgtagcactccctttagagaggcacgttgactctctttaggagaatCGTGGAACGCGCGACTttccaaaagagagtcaatgcacgactctcctaGAGAGCGTCAACTTGCCTCTCTAAAGGCAGTGatgtgactctcacatgcataaaaagagagtcaaatgacacctttttttcttagagtgtaccgtTACTCAGTCGGAACTGTTCCGTCATTGTTTAATAGGTAGGGATATGGcgacgcaggtttttgacgattaTGGCGGACGAGGacctctgatgttgcattcctGAAGTGTTCACTTGCTACTCCCCATACTTACCCTTTGAAAGCCGGGGAGTAAAGGCAGACCGTTGCGAGGAGCGCGGCATcgcgcttcgttttcatttttgcacTCATTTCGAGGTTTGTTTCCTTTCAGATTTTACCAACGAGAAGGAGGGAAGAGTTGGGGGCGGGGTTGTGGACTGCAGTGAAACTGGCGCatctttttaacagcggagttgtcgAGAGTGCGCCGTCTGCATGTCTGTCCGTTGTCATACGGGGATAGGTTCCCCACCTCACCGCTAGGGGTGCTCACGATTATGATGTTGATGATCGAAATTATGATGCTGATGATTATGATGCTCAaattatgatgacgatgatgcacgTGACCTCGCTAGTCAAGCACAAACGCTCGCGCCATCCTACGGTTTTCACGGCGCGGAACTGgctgattttttctttcttttttgtttcaggTGTGGCACATGTGCACCGGAGTTCCTAACCTGGGAGCGAGACACAGCTTCCTCTGTCCCAACGGCACCATCTTCAACGAGCGGAGGGGTGTCTGCGATTGGTGGTACAACGTGGAATGCAGCGAATTCACCC comes from the Rhipicephalus sanguineus isolate Rsan-2018 chromosome 6, BIME_Rsan_1.4, whole genome shotgun sequence genome and includes:
- the LOC119396240 gene encoding uncharacterized protein LOC119396240, producing the protein MPGSPSKVATMSIAGCALALCCLLSCAEAGRHRIPVEAAQFGNDTAVKSAYLFTPRRSAKFPIMRPRLRTTTRSPLPDPPPTTPRQENLQVKRQAVLESVLKQADIFELSSSDFSPAVAWPVPRRPASRRFRPNAVPQPSTSRPLLKLRQPKPTRPPAYSLDGFVPKPSIIRITTTEAPPHIRKLYATPKTEAPPFRKNTPRFGSKKSKTKPLTNDYDDDGHFRKGRKHQDSGGRKSVQRIMGSRGPRKGIPGIDYPNFHRIPTTGFDCNDKQFPGMYADTDAGCQVWHMCTGVPNLGARHSFLCPNGTIFNERRGVCDWWYNVECSEFTL